The Solirubrobacter pauli sequence GGGCGTGCTCGACCAAGACCGCGTCGACCGGCTGCTCGCCGGCACGCCTGACCTACCGGTCATCGAAGCCGACCACGGGCAGCTCGCGCTCGCGTTCTGACCGCGCGCGGGCCCCGCAACGGCCCGCGCACCACCACCGCCCGCCAGGGGCGGGGCCCGGTCTCGCCCAGGTTCGCACGCAAGGCGTGCGCAGGCGAGCCGAAACGGGCCCCCACCCCGGTGGGCCGCCTGACCCTCAACACCCCCCGGAGGCGCGCATGACCACCCAGACACCACTGCAAGTCGCCCTCGACCAGCGCATTCCGCCGATCGTCGAGCAGATCGAACGCCTGCGCCGCGACTGCGGCCTGCAGTACCTCGCCGACGTGTGCACCGAGCACGCCAACGCGCTCGCCGAGCTCGCGCAGCGCGCCGAAGGCAACGACGTCGGCGGCACCAACTGCATCCCGCACTTCCTCGCCTCCCTCGGAGCGCTCGACCGTGACATGGTCCGCGTCGAAGTCGCCAGCACCGGCCTGGCCAACATCCTCGCCCTCACGCTCAAGGAGATGCGCGAGGAGGCCAAGCGCGACAACCCCGGCCATGACGACGACAACGACGAGCTTTCCGTGATCGACACGCTGTCGATGACCTTCGGCACGCGTCTGGCGACCCGCTACCCGCACTTTGACGCCGTCGCCTTCTTGCGCTCGGCCGGCGTGAACATCGACCACCACGGCGACGCCTGATGGACGCCTCCAGCACCTACGCCGCCGAGCACTTTCAGCGTCTCGGCTTCCGCATTCTCGATCACGACCGCCAGACGCGCTTCGGTCTCCTCTCGCTGGTCGCCTACGACGGGTCGGTCCTGGTGTTCGCGCAGCTGACCACCGGCGAAGTCGACCGCACCGAGCCCTCGCTGCGCGAGCGGACCCTGATGCGCCGGCGCGCCGCCGTCTGGATCACCGACACGCCCGCCAGCCCCATCGGCGCGGACCTGCGCTTTGACGCGATCCACGTAAGACTCGACGAGGGCGGCGCGCTGCGCACGCTCGACCACAGTGAAGGCGCGTTCTGATGAGCGCGCTGCGTCTGCCCACGCACCCCGACGGGACCATCAGCCGCTACCGCGACGTGCTCGAGCGCGAGCAGACCGCGGTCGACGGGCCCAAAGGCCACGTCCTGATCACCCGCAACGGCAACTTCAAGCCCTACGCGGTCTGGCACTCCGACCAGATCACGACCATCGTCAGCACCGACGATCACGCCCACGCGATCCGCAGCGCCTGCGTCGCCGTCGGCCTGGACGTGCAGCGCCTGGACTTCTCGGCGCTCGACGCCGACCACTAACCGCGATCGCCGCCGGAGGCGGGCCCCGGGCTCGCCCAAATGTCGCACGCACGCGTGCGTTGAGGCGGCCGCAGGGCCCCGCACCGGCGGGGCGGTCTTGAACCCTTCACGGGCCCAGGAGGTCCCTACATGCTCACCACCAACACCCCGCGAGGACGGGCCACATGGCACGCGCACTGACCGGGCCGCGGATGCAGGCCCGCCTGATCAGCACGCTCGGCTCACGCCCGGGCACGTGGACCAACCCCCAGCTGTGCAAGGCGCTGGGCCTTGACACCGTCGCCGAGCTCGCGCAGCTCGCCGACGCTACCCGCGCGGTCTGCCAGGAGCACGGCCGCCCCTACCCGTCCAACGTGTGGGGCATCGGCTACCAGATCAGCGACACGCTCGCCGCCCAAGAAGCCCTCGCCGACGAGGAAGAGACCGTCTGATGCTGACGATCGCTCACACCCCAAGCGACGGGACCACCGTCGACGGCACCAGCAAGGGCGACGGCTCCGGTGAGATCGTCAAGCAGCATGGGTTCCGCTGGGGCCGCACGCAGGGCGTGTGGTTCCTGCGCAACACGCGTGGCGCGACCGCCCGCCAACACACGATCGACGCGCTCGCCAGTGACCGCCGCGCCGCCGGGTTCGACGTCCAGATCGAGGTCGACAACGGAACCGCAGAGCAACGCGAAGCGGCCTACGTCGCCGCTCGCTCCCACCGCGCCGAGTCCCTTGCCGGACGCAGCGAACACCTCGCCGAGCGCGCACGCACCGAGCACGCCCAGTCAAACGCGATCGTCGAGCACATCCCGCTCGGCCAGCCCGTCCTGGTCGGTCACCACTCCCAACGCCGGCACGAGCGCGACCTTGATCGCTCACGCGCGGCGATGACGCGCTCGGTGCAAGCCAGCAACGCCAGCCAGGCCGCCGCGCACGTGGCCCGCAGCGCACAGGCGGACGTTGCCCGCCGCGAGGACCCCGCGTTCATCGGCCGCCGTATCGCCGACCGCGAGCGCGAGATTCGCGAGCTGCAGCGCAACCTCGACAGCTCCCAGGACAACACCAAGCCGCAGGTGCTCGCGTGGCGCGAAGGCCTGACGGCACGACTTGCCCAGGCGCGCGACGAACTCGCGCTCTGGCAGCGCAAGCTCGAAGAGACCGGCGCGCGCATCTACACCCGCGAGGACATCAAGGCCGGCGACTACGTCCGCATCCGCCACGGGTGGTGCGAAGTCGCCCGAGCGAACCCCAAGACCGTCTCGTGCCACGTGGGGATGCCGCGACCGCTCACCTACGCCTACACCGAGATCAAGGATCACCGCCCCAAGCAGTCGGCCGCGACCTGACCACTGCACCGGCAGGCGGCCAGCCGCCCGACCTTCCACCGGGCGCGCACCTGCGCGCCCGCTCACTCTCGACTCCATCCAGCAACCAGGCGCGGCCACCGGCCGGCCAGACCACCGCGAGGACCAGATGACCGCGACGCTGTTCGACACCGACACGCCCACCCCCGCCGCCGCGCAGGCGCCCGAGAGCGCCGCGCCGACGATCGAGCACCGCCTCGACCGCCGCACCATCACCGCCACCTGGACGCTCGGCGAGCCGTTCCCGGCCGAGGGCATAAGCGACGAGACCCACCAGCGCGTGGTCGTGCTCACCTGCGACCACGACTCCAACCGCAACGGCTTCACCGCAACGCTGCGCGTCCAGCACGACATCTACCGCCACGGCCGCCACTTCGCCACCACGTTCGCGCTGTTTCAGGACCCGATGCAGCGCCTCGCCGGCGAGCCGATCGTCCGGTACAACGCCAAGCGCCTGCACGCGTTCTTCGACACGACGCTCGAGCGCGTCAACGCCGCGCGCACGCGGCGACTACGCCGAGCTGTTCACGGCACCGACCACGTCGGCGTAGCGCCTCCCCCAGGCGATACCGCAGATAGGGGATGGCCGCGGCCGCCCGCGCGTGAAACGCTCGCCGTCGTGGACTGGATCGAGCAGATCGCCGAAGCCGCCGTGACCGTCTACCACCGCGGCGAGCTGCCCTACGACGACGTCGAACACGCCGCCATCATCATCGAAGCCCTGGGCGTCGAAGAAGACCTCGAGCGCCGCATCGAGACCGTGGCCAACGCGCTCCGCGCGACCAGGACGACTGCTCCCGGGCCCAAGGCCCGTCCGAGCTAAGCCACGGCCTCCCACTCGCACACCGGGAGAAGGTCCCGTGCCGCTGACGCGGGCAGCCGTGCGGGACAGCAGCAGACATGGAACAGGCTCGGGTGTCGCCCGGTTGAACGCCCTCATCTTGCGGCCGGTCGCCGTCAGTCAAGGGAAGCAGTGCCTCCCTGCGGTCGCCCTTGACAGCCGGCTCAGTCCCGGCTCGCCCTGTTGGGGCTCAGTTCAACCCGCTTACGACACGGAGCCACCATGACCGCCACCAGCACCCGCACGCACAAGCCCGCCAGCGACAAGCAGACCAAGCTCCTCCAGGAGCTGTGCGACCGCCTCGGCGAGACCTACACCGAGCCGACGAGCTCCTTCATCGCGCACCGCGAGATCAGCCGCCTGATCGCCCTCGACAACGAGCGCCGCGCCGCCAAGGACACCGAGCCGCCCACCCCCCGACAGCTGCAGCACCTGCGCACGCTCGCGATGCGCACCGGGCAGACCTTCGTCACCCCGACCAGCAAGCGCCAGGCGGCCGCCGAGATCGACCGCCTGCAGGGCGCCACGCCCAGCACCCGCGTCGAGCGCTACCTCGACCAGAAGGCCGTCTGGGACCGCGACACCAATCGCGCCCCCAACCTCGCGGCCATCCGCGAGGACGAAGTCACCGGCTACGGCTCCACCGCCACCTGGCAGTAAGCGTCACCACGCCTCCAGCTCTGCGCTGAACCTGAACAGACCCCATACCAGCCGGGACGCGGCGCTTGCGGTTCTCGTCCGACGCAGCAGCCAGCGGCGCGAGCTCCCGAGCTCAAGAGCCCGGCGCTCGCCAGCCTCGCTTGAGGCCGACTGCGAGCGTGAACGCGATAGCGCCGAGAAGAAGCGCGCCGCCGAAACCAAGGGCGATCCGACTTTCGACAGAATTGAGAATCGGAAGATCCTCTTCCTGGACGGCCTTGCTGAGCATCTCGAGAGCCCCAGGCACAGGCACAGGTGCAATAGCCAACGTAATGGCCTCGAAGAGATCGGTGATTGGCCATCCGACCCCGCGATGACGAACCGTGCGCCCAACTAGGTAGACGACAGCGACCGTGATTCCGGCGTAGAACGCTAGTCGAAGGTCCGAAGACAACCGGCTCTACGTCGATTGCTGGCGCTGGCGGCGCCTCTCGTGCGCCGCAACGGCACCGCTCAGGACGGCCCCTACAACGCCAGCAAGCACGGCCCCTACGGGCCCGGCGGCTACTGCGCCCGCCGTTACCGCTCCAGCGACGGCCGAGACGAGGCGCGCGCTGTCGACCAATGCTCCCGACTCTGGCAGCGTAGGAAGATCGTCATGCTCGTGATGCTGCTCAGGACCATTGACGTGGGTAGCCTCCACGCGACAAAGGATACCTGCGCTCGGTGCTCACTTGTGCTTTCCATGCAAAGCGACAGCGCGGCGGCCCGGCGGCCGGCGAAGTAGCGGAATCGTGGAAAAGCGCTATTCGCGTTCGGTTCGCTGACGCGAGGGAACAGCCACGTCTCTCAAGGTCCGCCGTGCCGGACGATCTCTTGAGCATGAGTCTCATCGCTGTGCTGGCCCTCGGCGCAGTGGCGGTGGCTCCCCTCGTGATCCTCGGGCGGTGCCAGTGGGAGCGAACGGCCCTCGGCGTTGCTGCCGTCACGGTGCTGATCGGGATCGCGACCGCCGTCGCGTTCGCGATCGTTGACGACTCGGCCACGTGCGACGACGTATGCGAAGAGCTCTATCCGCTGATGCTCGGCGCTGCGGCTGTCACGGCACTCGACATCAGCGCTTGGGCGCTCGCATTTTCGCGGCCTTGCGGCGGCGGCTGGCCCGACCGTAGCGGTCCCGAGCGAGCTGACCGAGGTAGCGGAACCGTCGAGAAGCACTACACCTCGGACATCGAGCGCGGCGGTGTAAGCCGTGATCTCCGTTGCGTCAATATCCCGGCGTGGCCGCTCAGGATCTCGCTCGACTTGCCGTTCTGATCGACTCGGACAACACAACGGCACTGCTGACGGCGGAGCTGTTGGCCGAGATCGCCAAGTACGGGACCCCGACGATCAAACGCGCGTACGGGGATTGGACCACGCAGCAGTTGGCGGGCTGGAAAGACGAGCTGCTCCGGCACGCGATCCAGCCGATCCAGCAGTTCGCGTACACCCACGGAAAGAACTCGACAGACTCGGCGCTGATCATCGACGCGATGGACCTGCTCTACGCCGGCAACGTGGAAGGCTTCGCGCTCGTATCGAGCGACAGCGACTTCACGCGGCTGGCCACCAGGCTCCGGGAGTCCGGGATGATCGTCTACGGGCTGGGCAGGCGAAGCACCCCCGAACCGTTCGTGGCGGCCTGCGACCGGTTCATCTACCTCGACCTGCTTACGCGCGAGTCGCAGAAGCCGACGCCGAAAGCCGCTGGCGATGAAACCCCGGCGCATCGCCGACGCGATCTCAAGCGAGTCTTGTCGTCGGCGATCAGCAGTACCGCCAAGGACGATGGCTGGTCGAATCTTGCCGAGGTCGGGTCGTATCTGAGCAAGAGCGATGCCGCGTTCGACCCGCGCGATCACGGCCACGGCAAACTCGGCGAGCTCGTTCGAGCTCAGGCCTACGTAGAGGTCAAAGAGGTGCCGGGCGCCGCCGGTCTGAGCCAACTGTGGGTGCGCCTGCAGCCAGCTGTCTCCTGATCAGCGAGTCGAATCGTGGTCGGCCCCCCCGCTCGGATGCCGACCGCCTGTATGGCGAGTTCGTCGAAACGCGCTACTTGTGCGCCATGCGGTTTCCCCATCTCCACGGTAGGTTCGGTGGCGCTTTGGGCGACCACGGTCTGTCGATGCTCGATCGCCTCAGACAGCACGTCTCGCCGCCTCCGAACCCAGTGCCATCGGGCCTTGTCATCGATGCCGACGGGCGAACGCTCGCGCTTCCGTCCGACTTCACGGAGCTGATGGCGGTGTACGGACCTGGTGCGTTCGACGATTACGTCTTTCTGCTGTCGGTCGACAACCCCCGGGGGTACTTCGACATCGTTGATCGCACTCGGGAGTCCCCAAGGAGCTAACGGGATACCGCGAGGTGCTCGCCAACGACTGGCCCCCATACCGGCTGTGGCCGGCCAAGGGCGCTCGTGAAGTGGGCGACGATCGCGAACGAGCACGACCTGTATTGGCTTACGAGAGGCGAGCCGGCCCACTGGCCAGTGGTTGTCTTGAGAGAAGACGAACAACTCCATGAGCTGGTCTTGATGACCGCGACCGAGTTTCTAGTCCGGCTGATCGAGGGACCTGAGCCTAGTCGCCTTGTCGGAACGGCGCTCGTCGACGGCGTGGACCGGTTCAGCGCAAGCGCTGACGAGTAGGCGCCGACCCCAGTGCCAAGCGACAAGCTGCACCCGCGCTGAAGTCGGGTGGCTCGGCGAAGTAGCTAGATCGTCGAGAAGCGCTGCTTCCCGGCACGCACGAGTCGCTTTCCTATGCCTCTTCATCGCCGCGTCATCTTCGCGGGCGTAGCTTCTGCGCATGCCCCTTCATCCCCTTCGCGCGCGCCGGCTCCGGTGGAGCGCCCGACGCGGCAACCCCACCGAGACACGGGCGGAGAAGGCACAGCGCCGAGCCGCCGCTCGTGCGCACTACAAGTCGTACGACCGCGCCGCGAACGGCAGCGGTGGCGCAGGTAGCGGGGTCGGCGGCGCCTGACCTCATCTCGCGATCCCGTCCTCAGAATCACGCGACGTGAGGGATCCATTCGTCGAAAAGCACCACTCTGCGCGTCGCCCAAGAACACGTGCTGGAGGTCGAGACGGCGGGTACGCGTGCTCGCATGAGCGACGTGCGCGAAGCCGAGTCGGACGACGACAACGACGCCATCTCCCTATTCATCTATCTCGTGGTCTTCCTGACGTCGAGCGGAATCTCAAGCGCGTACGGCCTCGGCCTCTGGGCGTCCCTCGCGCTCGGGCTCGCCATCAGCGCGGGAGGCGCGCTTGCTCATCGGCGGTGGGTCACTCGACGTGCGGGGCGCCGATCATTCGGCAACTCTTAACGAGCGTCTTCGTCGAAATGCGCTACTTCGGTCCGCTTTATGTCTGGCCAAACGGCCGAGTCGCGCGCTGATCACGTTCTTCCGTCGGCCCAGATGTTGACTCGCGTTTCGGCGGTCAGAAGACGACGGATACCCGGGCAGCCCCGGCCGTGGCGGTCAAGGTCCTCGACTCCGAGCACGCGCGGGTCCGTCTCTTCATCAAGAAGGACGCGATCCAGGTGATGCCCGTCGGCCTCGTCGAAGATCAACTCGCAATGGAAGGTCGTCGATTCGACTGAGTCTCCCGTCTCGTCGATATGCGCGAGGCGTCGGCGAAGGCTCACGACCACGTCGCCCACTGGCCAGGAGTCCGCCTCAAGTTGAAACGACTCGTGGTAGCGCAACAGCGGCGGTGTCACAGGCTCGCGAGCGAGATCGATGGACGCTGACCAAGCGATCTCACCCGTCAGACCGCCCGAGGTGCGCTCTGACAGCAGAGCGCGCAGCCGGGGCTCGTACTCGTCGATGCCCATGTGACGCGGATACCCGTTGGCGCTGCACGCGACATGTCCGTCTGATGACGGACGTGCCTGGCCGCGCCGAAACTCGCCGCAATAGGTGGAATCGTCGAGAAGGGCTACTTTCACGAGATGGAGTTGGGAAGCCTCGGCGACGCCTTCAGGGAGCAGATTCAGCCGATTCTCGATGAGAGCACGGCTGCGCGAGCACTGCTCGAGACCGCACCCGAGCCCTGGCTACGGTGGTGGCGTACCAGCGGTGAGGCGGAACTGAGATGCATCCTCATGACCGGCTGGGATCCCGTCGGGGCGGTCGATGCAGGCTGGGACGAATACGACGCCTATCTGGACGGCATCGTGAACCTTGTCCGATCGCCCGCTAATCCCGAACGCGCCGCGTCCAAGCTCGCCGACCACCTCGATCACATCGGCCGCGACTACATGGGCACCCTCAGCGACCGTCAACGTCACAAGAACCGGTGGATCGCCGAGGCCATCGTCAGGTGGCACGAATGGACGCTAGACCGAGGCCGCATCGGCTCAACCGCCTGATCGGTTCTGCGTGGCCGAGGGCGCCGGTCCCTGCGCCCGACTGGTCAAGGCCAGGAGCCCCTTTGGAGCGGATACCTGATCAGGCGCCTCGACTTGCGACTTGCGCCCGAAGCGTCCGTTACACACGGCAGCGGATCGCGGAGCCAACGAAGCGATTCCGTCGAAGGATCACTTCGCGACGAGAGCGTGCCCGCTAGCGGCAGAGAGATGTGCTTAACGCTCAGTCACGCGCCGATGGCGCGGGCGTCGAGGGCGATTCGTATTCGCGGAGCTCGCGCCAGGACCGCGGCCAGTTCCAGGAGATCCCGCGGCGACGAGCACTTCGCAGGCTCGTCACGCCGCTCACGGTGACCAGCAGACCGCTGAGGGCACCAAGCCAAAGCCCATCAACAGCGGCCAGGACCGTGAACAGGATCACGATCGGAGCCAGCACGACCAGAACACGGTATGCCGTACGGGGAGACCTCACGAGAGCGGTGATACCCCGCCACCGCGCCTCACGCCGGTCGCCTCACGAAGGTTCCCGCACGACGAGGGGTCGCGGCGTGGCTGGCTCGCTAGGACGCCGCGAATCGTCGAACGATCGCGTCCCGCACGTCAGAGAAGCGTTCGGGCAGGATGTCGGCAAGCTGCAGCGCTCCGTCGGACGTCCACGCTTTTCGGGCGCGCCGGTTGCTCAGATCGATGACGCGGGGCGTGTCATCGTCCCACCACAACATCGCAGCACGCCAACGATCGTCAGCGAGGATCGCGTGACGCAGCTTTCGGTCGTCCCAGACCTCGGCTGGCGGCTCCGTCTCGTGATTCGTCAACTGACCCAACAACTCACGCAGCAGCCGATCGTCAGCGCCTGTGAAGGTCCACTCGTCAGCCCACCCAGTGCCGTTCGACGGCGAGCGGATTTCCAGAACGCTGTGCACGACACCAGTCTCGCGAAAGCGCGCCTCGTGGACTATCTGCGCCGTGAGCAGCTCCACCGAGCGCGCTTCCGTCGGCAAGCACTGTTTGCCGGCGTTGGCCGTCGCTGGAAACGCGCGGCAGTCTAAGCCCTAGCCGCCTGGTCGTGGTGGGTTGGCTACGGGCGGTCGGCCACCGCGAATAGCGGTCGGGCGTGTCGCGCGGCGTTGTAAAGCAGCCCCGCATCGATTGATGCTCGCGCTTCGACGATCCCGCGCGCGGCCCAATCGAGCACGAGCGTGACCGAGCCGCTTTCGGGCGCAGCAACGCGTGCGACGAGTTCGCCTTGGTAGTGCTCGTCGAGCACCCAATGGTGATAGAGCTCAAGGCGCGGCTCGTCGATGTGCATTCCGTCGTAGGAGCCGCGGACCGCAGTTCCGTCGGGGAGCTCGACGCCCATGTACACGTGCTTGCGATCCTGCTTGCCGCGGCGGCGGGGATTGTGCGCCAGCGTGTCGGTGAGCTCAAAGAGGTCATACTCGGGCTCGGAGAGCCAGATGTGCAGCACGAAGCCGAACCCGTCCGGGTACGCGGTGAAGTGGCGGGCGCCGATCACGATGTCGTCGCGCTCGACGAGCAGCAGCTCGGCGTCTACTGCACCGCCGACATACAGGGTGCCGCGCGGGCCCCGCAGCACATCGTGGGGAAGCGCCCACACCATCTTCGCGGGCTCCGGAGCCTCGGGCATCGTCGCGCCACTGTAGATTGCGCGCCGTGGAGAAAGGACGCGCCGTCGCCGCCGAGCTACTGCTGGCCGCGACCAACGACGCCGCCGTCATCGTGCGGCGCCTGACCGCGTTCTCAGACCGTCTCGAGTTCTGGCTCGCCCTCCGGCTCGCCGAGCGCACCAGCGACATCCATGACGTCCAGCTGCGCGTCGAGCTGCCGGACGGACAATCGCACCCGCTGCGCGAGCCATACAGCGCGGGTCCTGCCGAGTACTACCTCGACGAACGCACCGTGCACGGAAGCGTCGACGGCATCGTCACGTTCATCTTGGACTGGCCTTCGCGCGGCATCGCCGACGCGCGAACGTCAATCACCGTAACAGCAAGCGCATAGACAACTTCGCCCCCGAGCACGCCACAGACCGCGCTGCCCGCAGGATCTCTGGGCTGTGCGTCGCGCGCCAGCGCAATAGCGAAACCGCCGATAAGCGCTACTTTCGGGGAATCGCGTCGCGTGTCATGGCGCAGCTACGCGGCCCGTGGGTAGGCGTTGCGTGGGTCCCGACTTCCACTAGTGGCGGTAGCCTCGGCGCAATGCGTGTGTCTGTCACGGTGCGCGACGAGTCGACTTCTGGGAAGGCGATCGTCACGCATGTGCTGAACGACATCCCGGCAGCGATCACGTTGTGCGATCTCATCCGCACTCGAGTGCGGGACGAGGTGGCGCGGTTCAACGCCGATCGCAGCGATCCCTTCGCGGGGCTAGTGGTGCCGGAGGGCGCGGAGCTGGCCACGGGCGGCGGATACACCGTGCCGGGCGGCAGAACGATCGATTGGGAGCGTCAGGCGGACTTGGCGATCGAGGCGTTCGGGCGCAACGGGTTCTTCGTGATCGTGGACGGCGCGCAAGTGACGGAGCTTGACGCGGCGCTGACGCTGACGGCCGACTCGGAGATCAGGTTCGTTCGGCTGATCGCGCTCGTGGGCGGATGACGGCGCCCGTCGCCTCGGCGCTCGTCGAGGCCGCGTTGGACGCGATGCCTCGGGGCAGTTGGCTTGCGCAGCCCGAGCTGCGGAAGATCCCGGAGGTGCAGGCGATGGCCGGCGCTCCGGACGACACTCGGCTGGACTGCATCCGCGAGCTCGCGCAGCGGCTCCTCGACACACGGGACGCGGGCTACGAGGCCGTGCAAGTCTTCGGCATCGTCGCGCGGCGCAAGCTGACGATTCCACCGGAGGACTTCGGGCACTGGCTCGAACACAGCGCGCGGATCGGCCGGCAGGGACGTGCCGGGCAGTTCTGGCACCAGATGCTGCCGCACCTGACCCGCGAGATCTCCGCCTGGCCGCCAGACACGCGCGCGCAGATCGTCGCGCTCGCAGAGCCGCTGCGCACCCGACTCGGGCGCCATGAGGCGGCGTTCTGGGCGGTCGCGACGCCCGATAAGGCCGACCCGCTCGACCTGTTCGAGGATCACGCGGACCAGTTCACGCAGCGGGCGCGGGCATTTCTGGCCTCGAGCGACGAGGACGTCGCCGCGCTGGTGGAGGCGATGGCCACGTACCCGCACAGCGGCAAGCCGTCCGCCCGCTGGCTCAAGACCGCTGACGCGGCGCTCGCAGGCCTCTGCGCACCGCTCGTGCTCGTCGAAGGGCTGCTGACCCTGCTGACTGGCCTCGATCCCACCGACCACGGCCCCATCGGATGGGAGAACGAGCGGCTTGCCGTCGCCATCCCGACGCTGGCGGGTCGTCTGGGAGACTCAGTCCTCCTTCCGAGCCT is a genomic window containing:
- a CDS encoding NYN domain-containing protein; translation: MAAQDLARLAVLIDSDNTTALLTAELLAEIAKYGTPTIKRAYGDWTTQQLAGWKDELLRHAIQPIQQFAYTHGKNSTDSALIIDAMDLLYAGNVEGFALVSSDSDFTRLATRLRESGMIVYGLGRRSTPEPFVAACDRFIYLDLLTRESQKPTPKAAGDETPAHRRRDLKRVLSSAISSTAKDDGWSNLAEVGSYLSKSDAAFDPRDHGHGKLGELVRAQAYVEVKEVPGAAGLSQLWVRLQPAVS
- a CDS encoding DUF3560 domain-containing protein; amino-acid sequence: MWFLRNTRGATARQHTIDALASDRRAAGFDVQIEVDNGTAEQREAAYVAARSHRAESLAGRSEHLAERARTEHAQSNAIVEHIPLGQPVLVGHHSQRRHERDLDRSRAAMTRSVQASNASQAAAHVARSAQADVARREDPAFIGRRIADREREIRELQRNLDSSQDNTKPQVLAWREGLTARLAQARDELALWQRKLEETGARIYTREDIKAGDYVRIRHGWCEVARANPKTVSCHVGMPRPLTYAYTEIKDHRPKQSAAT